In Desulfuromonas acetoxidans DSM 684, a genomic segment contains:
- a CDS encoding ferritin-like domain-containing protein has translation MTEQQGVCYTFETALEMALTMEQRCFRAFLQAIRTVKDRSAGMILKDAALEEIDHKQRLEKALIEGGIDPDEHLQETMPLMHLDDLLKQQELNAEADSRQALAYVIHLKKNNLEFYDKLAKGCTGAPMAPIFQQLANDESLNLQKLEDLYEAHFLTEN, from the coding sequence ATGACAGAACAACAGGGAGTTTGCTATACATTCGAAACAGCATTGGAAATGGCGCTTACCATGGAACAGCGTTGCTTCCGGGCCTTTCTGCAAGCCATCAGAACCGTCAAGGACCGCTCTGCCGGGATGATTCTCAAAGATGCTGCTCTGGAGGAGATCGACCACAAGCAGCGCCTGGAAAAAGCATTGATCGAAGGAGGAATCGACCCTGATGAGCATCTGCAGGAAACGATGCCCCTGATGCATCTGGATGACCTACTTAAACAGCAGGAGCTCAACGCAGAAGCCGACTCTCGTCAGGCTCTGGCCTATGTGATTCATTTGAAAAAAAACAATCTCGAATTCTACGACAAACTGGCTAAAGGCTGTACAGGCGCGCCAATGGCGCCAATCTTTCAGCAACTGGCCAACGATGAAAGCCTCAATCTGCAGAAACTGGAAGACCTTTACGAGGCACACTTTCTCACGGAGAACTGA
- the gltX gene encoding glutamate--tRNA ligase, translating to MSDLRVRFAPSPTGYLHIGGARTALFNYLLARKEGGTFILRIEDTDVERSTQESVDAILQAMDWLGLSYDEGPFYQTERFDLYKAKIQQLLDEGKAYKCYCSQEDLDAKREAAMARGDKPQYDGTCRALEPRDDDTPYVIRFKSKEAGVTSFNDRIKGTISFNNEELDDMIIQRTDGTPTYNFVVVVDDAEMGLTLVVRGDDHVNNTPRQIQIYEALGYAVPEFAHVPMILGSDKKRLSKRHGATSVMAYRDMGYLPEAMVNYLVRLGWSFGDEEIFSMDDLVEKFSLENVGRSAGVFNPEKLLWLNEHYIKTGAPQRLGELLGEYLTTLGYPPVDGIDLAEVVKTLQDRSKTMVEMAEKAVFYVTDSVEFDESAAEKFLTADQKPVFQALADAFGQCEFTPEGVEAAFKGVLKETGLKFGKVGQPTRVALSGGTSAPGIFEVILVLGRERTLQRLNGAIARIG from the coding sequence ATGTCTGATCTACGTGTCCGTTTTGCCCCGAGTCCTACCGGCTATCTGCATATCGGTGGTGCCCGTACCGCACTGTTCAATTATCTTCTTGCCCGTAAAGAGGGCGGTACGTTTATTTTGCGTATCGAGGATACCGATGTGGAACGTTCGACTCAGGAGTCAGTGGACGCCATTCTTCAGGCGATGGATTGGCTCGGGTTGTCCTATGATGAGGGGCCTTTTTATCAGACCGAACGTTTTGATCTGTACAAAGCTAAAATCCAGCAACTGCTTGATGAGGGCAAGGCCTATAAATGCTATTGCTCCCAAGAAGATCTTGATGCCAAACGCGAGGCAGCCATGGCTCGCGGCGATAAACCGCAATACGACGGCACCTGTCGCGCTCTTGAACCTCGTGATGATGATACACCCTACGTCATCCGTTTTAAATCCAAAGAAGCCGGTGTTACCAGCTTCAATGACCGGATTAAAGGAACGATCAGTTTCAATAACGAAGAACTGGATGACATGATCATTCAACGTACCGATGGCACCCCGACCTACAATTTTGTCGTAGTCGTTGATGATGCCGAGATGGGGTTGACCCTGGTCGTGCGTGGAGACGACCATGTCAACAACACCCCCCGCCAGATTCAGATTTATGAAGCGCTGGGTTATGCGGTCCCGGAATTTGCCCATGTGCCGATGATTCTCGGTTCCGATAAAAAGCGCCTGTCTAAACGGCATGGGGCGACTTCAGTCATGGCGTATCGTGACATGGGGTATCTTCCTGAAGCGATGGTCAATTATCTGGTGCGCCTTGGTTGGTCGTTCGGTGATGAAGAAATTTTCTCTATGGATGATCTGGTTGAGAAGTTCAGTCTTGAAAATGTCGGTCGCTCTGCCGGGGTGTTTAACCCTGAAAAACTGTTGTGGCTTAACGAGCATTATATCAAGACCGGAGCCCCGCAACGTCTTGGCGAACTGCTTGGTGAATACTTGACGACCCTTGGTTACCCGCCTGTTGACGGAATCGATTTGGCGGAAGTGGTCAAAACTTTGCAGGACCGCAGTAAAACCATGGTAGAGATGGCGGAAAAAGCGGTTTTCTATGTCACGGATTCCGTTGAATTCGATGAATCCGCCGCCGAGAAATTTTTGACTGCGGATCAAAAGCCGGTTTTTCAAGCGCTGGCAGATGCATTTGGGCAGTGTGAATTTACACCTGAGGGTGTTGAAGCGGCATTTAAAGGGGTGCTGAAAGAGACCGGGCTCAAGTTTGGAAAAGTTGGTCAACCGACCCGTGTTGCCTTGTCCGGTGGCACCAGCGCTCCGGGCATCTTCGAGGTGATTCTGGTTCTTGGCCGTGAGCGCACCCTGCAACGCCTTAACGGAGCCATTGCTCGGATTGGCTAG
- the amrB gene encoding AmmeMemoRadiSam system protein B, with protein MIRQPAVSGQFYTDDPYELRQQVELFLTTDQPGKPAYGVMMPHAGYMYSGAIAGETLAGVDVPDTVLLLGPNHRGIGHPCALYSQGSWKTPLGEVPIAETMAQRLLDAVPHLTGEMQSHQGEHSLEVLLPFLQVKNPNLSIIPLMLGPLSFSILQQLGAGIGAVLKEDGGRVLIVASSDMTHYEPSSVARKKDQLALDALLQLDAEALYHQVKSERITMCGVCAAVLMVEICQALGAHHARLIRYGDSGDVSGDHSAVVGYAGVVVD; from the coding sequence ATGATTCGCCAGCCAGCTGTTTCCGGTCAATTTTACACTGATGATCCCTATGAATTAAGGCAACAGGTCGAGCTGTTTCTGACAACGGATCAGCCAGGAAAGCCTGCCTATGGTGTGATGATGCCCCATGCCGGTTATATGTATTCGGGGGCGATTGCCGGCGAAACCCTGGCTGGAGTGGATGTGCCGGACACTGTTCTGTTATTGGGGCCGAATCATCGCGGCATTGGTCATCCTTGTGCACTTTACTCTCAGGGAAGTTGGAAAACACCTCTGGGCGAGGTGCCGATTGCTGAAACCATGGCTCAGCGCCTGCTTGATGCCGTGCCCCATTTGACGGGGGAGATGCAGAGTCATCAGGGTGAACATTCTCTTGAAGTTTTGTTGCCGTTTTTGCAGGTGAAAAATCCTAATCTATCCATTATCCCTCTCATGCTCGGGCCGCTGTCCTTTTCGATCCTTCAGCAACTCGGCGCAGGCATCGGCGCGGTTCTCAAAGAGGATGGGGGGAGGGTGTTGATCGTTGCCAGCTCCGATATGACCCATTATGAACCTTCGAGTGTGGCACGTAAAAAAGACCAACTGGCACTCGATGCCCTGTTGCAACTTGATGCTGAGGCCCTCTACCACCAGGTAAAGAGCGAACGTATCACCATGTGCGGCGTTTGTGCTGCGGTGTTGATGGTGGAGATTTGTCAAGCTCTCGGAGCCCACCATGCCCGTCTGATCCGTTACGGTGATTCCGGTGATGTCAGCGGTGATCATTCCGCCGTCGTCGGCTATGCCGGTGTTGTGGTCGATTGA
- a CDS encoding sulfite exporter TauE/SafE family protein, giving the protein MTFWAPQVLVGFAVLGICAGCLSGLLGIGGGVILVPLFLWCFHLVGVHPDVLVHCAFATSLAIIIPTSISNTLGHNAQGHVDFHQVVFLAVGSALGALVGAWGASMLSGPILRVLFGVMQLTVAAKLVFGGMSPSEKALIDRPISLLVVGGISGAFSAFFGIGGGVIAVPLMVLFLSFPIHLAVGNSSALIVVSSLTGTLAYIYNGWQISHLPHGAVGFVVLPVVLLVLPFSLIGSRIGVRLAGAFSHAKLVKVFAVLLVVVAIRIMSTAL; this is encoded by the coding sequence ATGACATTCTGGGCCCCACAGGTTCTCGTTGGATTCGCTGTCCTCGGTATCTGTGCCGGATGTCTGTCAGGGCTTCTCGGCATCGGTGGTGGCGTCATCTTGGTGCCGTTGTTCTTATGGTGTTTTCACCTTGTCGGGGTTCATCCCGATGTGCTGGTCCATTGTGCTTTTGCCACTAGCCTGGCCATTATTATTCCAACCTCCATCAGCAATACTTTGGGACACAATGCTCAAGGTCATGTCGATTTTCATCAGGTGGTCTTTCTGGCGGTGGGATCTGCTTTGGGAGCCCTGGTTGGTGCCTGGGGCGCTTCCATGCTTAGTGGCCCGATTTTAAGGGTCTTGTTCGGGGTGATGCAATTGACCGTGGCGGCAAAACTGGTGTTCGGCGGTATGTCTCCGTCCGAAAAAGCACTGATTGATCGCCCGATTTCACTGCTGGTTGTCGGTGGCATCAGTGGCGCGTTTTCAGCTTTTTTCGGTATTGGCGGCGGCGTTATTGCCGTACCGTTGATGGTCCTGTTTTTAAGCTTTCCCATCCATCTCGCCGTTGGTAACTCCAGCGCCCTGATAGTTGTCTCCTCTTTAACGGGAACTCTGGCCTACATTTATAATGGTTGGCAGATCTCTCATCTTCCTCATGGGGCGGTGGGGTTTGTTGTTCTCCCTGTCGTGCTTCTTGTGCTGCCGTTCTCTCTGATCGGATCACGAATCGGCGTCCGACTTGCTGGTGCTTTTTCCCATGCTAAACTGGTTAAGGTATTTGCAGTGCTTTTGGTTGTTGTCGCCATTCGAATCATGTCGACTGCCTTATAG